TGTGACGGTATGGCAACTCAACCGCATCGCGGATCGCTTCGATCTGCTCTACGAGTCCGCCAATCTGCCCATAATCGATATCCGGCACCTCTTCGAGAACCAGTTCTTCGATCTCGGGGCGGGCCAATTTTTCAAACACCATGCCGGTGCGTGGCTCAATGCGCACGTGATCCCCGACCCGGATAAAGACATCCTTCATGGAGTCAGCCAGGGTGACAACCCGCTCTTCGTCGGAATGGGCCAGAACGACCAGTCGTCCGTCATCGAGTCGATCTTTGATGAGTACGACGTCACCGACCGGATCAAACCCACTGACGTCGATGATATTGAACGCGTCGTTGAGTAAAACATCCTGGCCGATCTTCAGCTCTTTCACTTCGATGCTCGGCTGAGCGGACACCCGAAGCTTACGTCCGGATGTGACCACATCGACCGTACCGTCGGGATGAACCCCCACGACGGAGCCATACGGATTTGGTGGGGCGGACAGCTTCTCGACCTCCTGTCGGAGGACGACCAGTTGCTCGCGGGCTTCCTGGAGGACGGCCGTCAGCTTGTCGTTCTGTTGGGCTGCCGCCAGCAAGTTGCCTTTGGTTTCAAAAAGTTGATCTTCGAGCAGGCGCAGCCGCCGCGGCGTTTCTTGCAGTCGGTAGCGGAGCGTCGAAAGTTCCTCTTCAAGTTGGCCAATGGTGGCGCGCAGCGCCATAACCTCGACGTTTTCGCTCTCAGGGGTCATGGCTCACCTCCATCACAGGCTCGTTGACATTCCTATCACCCTAGGACGGATCTGAAAGTTCCGTGGGTGATTCGAAGAAACTCGTAGGTATTTGTCGGCACTGCGCCGTCGCCCCTTTAACGGGAAACGTCCGGCGGTGGCCGGACGTTTCCTATA
The genomic region above belongs to Acidimicrobiia bacterium and contains:
- a CDS encoding AAA family ATPase yields the protein MTPESENVEVMALRATIGQLEEELSTLRYRLQETPRRLRLLEDQLFETKGNLLAAAQQNDKLTAVLQEAREQLVVLRQEVEKLSAPPNPYGSVVGVHPDGTVDVVTSGRKLRVSAQPSIEVKELKIGQDVLLNDAFNIIDVSGFDPVGDVVLIKDRLDDGRLVVLAHSDEERVVTLADSMKDVFIRVGDHVRIEPRTGMVFEKLARPEIEELVLEEVPDIDYGQIGGLVEQIEAIRDAVELPYRHKALFKDYSLEAPKGVLLYGPPGCGKTLIAKAVANSLAKAVADEGSDARSYFLNIKGPELLNKYVGETERQIRLIFQRAKEKSDEGVPVIVFFDEMDSLFRTRGTGVSSDVESTIV